In candidate division KSB1 bacterium, a genomic segment contains:
- a CDS encoding acetamidase/formamidase family protein, translating into MDACRKLCWWLFSVVLFPIVVHAQDTIRFTPKIGYQAFKVREPVLRMKPGQVLVSETLMGGYYTEEGGAWPGEVGPIYIEGATPKDQLIIKLLRVRPNRDLAPARVNPNFGGLASDVRVRMLNPPIPDIRFLWRLDRQRNLGVLELPKSRLKKIEAPLAPMLGRVAVAPKNEESFPGLWPGDFDGNMDAPEIREGVTVYLPIFHEGAYFYFGDGHALQGHGEIAGTGLEATMDVILQFDLIKNKPIDWPRIEDESYIMVAGSGRPLIDAFRLAHIELIEWLEQDYGFDRWEAYQVLSQVGTSTVANIVDPQYTVVAKFPKKFLPQPEAQSLFGTPLYPIEMALAEKAKLDSNLAVAKANYDKNPNDSENIIWLGRRLAYLWRYRDAIDVYSKGIALHPNNAKLYRHRGHRYITLREFDKAIADLEKAVKLIRGVPDEIEPDGAPNQYNIPTSTSHSNIWYHLGLAYYLKGDFKNALRCYLECMKFSKINDDMLCATSDWLYMTYRRLGRVDDAKKVLEPIHGDMKILENFSYHKRLLMYKGVIAPDSLLDTKNATDLDIATQGYGVGNWYFYNGQMEKAREIFVKVLKGKYWAAFGYIAAEAELKRMQKR; encoded by the coding sequence ATGGATGCCTGCCGCAAATTATGTTGGTGGCTTTTTTCTGTTGTGTTATTTCCGATTGTTGTGCACGCGCAAGACACCATCCGTTTCACCCCCAAAATCGGCTACCAGGCCTTCAAAGTGCGCGAACCGGTGTTGCGCATGAAACCCGGCCAAGTGCTTGTCAGCGAAACATTGATGGGCGGTTATTATACTGAAGAAGGCGGGGCGTGGCCCGGCGAGGTCGGGCCGATTTACATCGAAGGCGCCACCCCGAAAGATCAGCTCATCATCAAGCTGCTGAGGGTGCGGCCCAATCGTGATCTGGCGCCAGCGCGTGTCAATCCCAACTTCGGCGGCTTGGCGAGTGACGTGCGCGTACGGATGCTGAATCCGCCGATACCGGATATTCGTTTTCTCTGGCGGTTGGATCGCCAGCGCAACCTCGGCGTGCTCGAATTGCCCAAAAGCCGTCTCAAGAAAATCGAAGCGCCGCTCGCGCCGATGCTCGGCCGCGTCGCCGTCGCGCCGAAAAACGAAGAGTCATTCCCCGGACTCTGGCCCGGCGATTTTGACGGCAACATGGACGCGCCGGAAATTCGCGAAGGCGTCACCGTCTACCTGCCGATCTTTCACGAGGGCGCGTATTTTTATTTCGGCGACGGCCACGCGCTGCAAGGCCACGGCGAGATCGCCGGCACCGGCTTGGAAGCGACGATGGACGTGATCCTGCAATTCGACCTCATCAAGAACAAACCCATCGACTGGCCGCGCATCGAAGACGAGAGCTACATCATGGTCGCCGGCAGCGGCCGCCCGCTCATTGATGCCTTTCGTCTGGCGCACATCGAGCTGATCGAATGGCTGGAACAGGATTATGGCTTTGATCGCTGGGAAGCGTATCAGGTGCTCTCGCAAGTCGGCACGAGCACCGTCGCTAATATTGTGGATCCGCAATACACGGTGGTGGCGAAATTTCCGAAGAAATTTTTGCCACAACCAGAAGCCCAATCTCTTTTCGGCACGCCGCTTTATCCCATCGAAATGGCTTTGGCAGAAAAAGCGAAGTTGGATTCCAACCTCGCTGTTGCAAAAGCCAACTACGATAAAAACCCCAATGATTCTGAAAACATCATTTGGCTCGGACGACGTCTCGCCTATTTGTGGCGCTACCGCGACGCGATTGACGTTTACTCCAAAGGCATCGCATTGCATCCGAACAACGCCAAGCTCTATCGCCATCGCGGCCATCGCTACATCACGCTGCGCGAGTTCGACAAAGCCATTGCCGATCTCGAAAAGGCCGTCAAGCTCATTCGCGGTGTGCCGGATGAGATCGAGCCGGACGGCGCGCCGAACCAGTACAACATTCCGACCAGTACGTCGCATTCGAATATCTGGTATCATCTCGGCCTTGCTTATTATCTCAAAGGCGATTTCAAAAACGCGCTGCGCTGTTATCTTGAGTGCATGAAATTTTCCAAAATCAACGATGACATGCTCTGCGCCACGAGCGATTGGCTCTACATGACGTATCGCCGCCTCGGACGAGTTGATGACGCAAAAAAAGTTCTCGAGCCGATTCATGGCGACATGAAAATTCTCGAAAACTTTTCGTATCATAAACGCTTGCTGATGTACAAAGGTGTGATCGCGCCGGATTCTTTGCTGGATACCAAAAATGCAACCGACCTCGACATTGCCACGCAGGGCTACGGCGTGGGGAATTGGTATTTTTACAACGGGCAGATGGAAAAGGCGCGAGAAATTTTTGTGAAAGTGCTCAAAGGGAAATACTGGGCGGCGTTTGGTTATATTGCGGCGGAGGCGGAGTTGAAGAGAATGCAAAAAAGATAA
- a CDS encoding DUF433 domain-containing protein, protein MANSFLDRIEINLQVMLGKPVIKGTRIAVEIILKKLSQNVSFDEILSDYPRLRREDIQAAIADAATALSTDEVYALETVPA, encoded by the coding sequence ATGGCAAATTCATTTTTGGACCGCATTGAGATAAATCTGCAAGTCATGCTGGGCAAGCCAGTCATCAAAGGCACACGGATCGCGGTTGAGATCATTTTGAAAAAATTATCCCAAAACGTTTCATTCGACGAAATTCTGTCTGATTATCCCAGATTAAGGCGCGAAGATATTCAAGCCGCTATCGCGGATGCGGCCACTGCGTTGAGCACGGATGAAGTGTACGCACTCGAGACCGTGCCAGCATAA
- a CDS encoding transposase yields MSKPKRHFSAEFKAKVILEVISGAKPAAEVCREHNIKPQLLSQWKSYFLENAVHLFDGAERRSEAQARVEELERVLGQKTLEVEILKKASNILPSPLSGSGRSL; encoded by the coding sequence ATGTCAAAACCAAAACGTCATTTTTCAGCAGAGTTCAAAGCCAAAGTTATTTTAGAGGTGATCAGCGGCGCCAAGCCAGCGGCAGAGGTTTGTCGAGAGCATAATATCAAGCCTCAGCTCCTGAGCCAGTGGAAAAGTTATTTTTTAGAAAACGCCGTTCACCTTTTTGACGGCGCGGAGCGCCGCAGCGAAGCGCAGGCGCGCGTCGAAGAGCTCGAGCGGGTGCTCGGGCAAAAAACCCTGGAAGTCGAAATTTTAAAAAAAGCCTCGAACATCTTGCCATCGCCTCTGAGCGGAAGCGGGAGGTCGTTATGA